A genomic segment from Nitrosopumilus sp. K4 encodes:
- the mvk gene encoding mevalonate kinase, whose product MKSKASAPGKVILFGEHFVVYGVKAILCAIDKRITVTAEQIPEDKISIKSNIGKLEIPTNESITEIDSPLKPFCYLASKLIQKYNSKSGINITVESEIPLGVGLGSSSACCVAGAAAISQLFEETSKEKILELAIEAEKTIFQNTSGADCTVCAFGGLMEYDKKKGFSKIDTESNFHLVIVNSNIEHSTDAVVSNVKKFKDSNEEQFLNLCKKESELINKVMKNLKNKDLKELGNMMHKNQEFLETIGISNEKLRQMINVAETIAYGAKITGAGGGGCIIALTDESNLEKTISQLRGKNYDCFSVRIDHKGLDTF is encoded by the coding sequence TTGAAATCTAAAGCATCTGCACCAGGCAAAGTAATTCTTTTTGGAGAGCATTTTGTTGTATATGGAGTAAAAGCAATTCTTTGTGCAATAGATAAAAGAATTACAGTTACGGCCGAACAAATTCCAGAAGACAAAATATCAATAAAATCCAATATTGGAAAATTAGAGATTCCAACAAACGAATCAATCACAGAAATAGATTCACCATTAAAACCATTTTGTTATCTGGCAAGCAAATTGATTCAAAAATATAATTCAAAATCAGGCATAAATATCACGGTAGAATCTGAAATACCATTAGGAGTTGGATTAGGTTCATCATCAGCTTGTTGTGTTGCAGGAGCTGCAGCAATTTCTCAGTTATTTGAAGAAACAAGTAAGGAGAAAATTTTAGAGTTAGCAATTGAAGCTGAAAAAACGATTTTCCAAAATACATCAGGTGCAGATTGTACAGTTTGTGCCTTTGGAGGACTAATGGAATATGATAAGAAAAAGGGATTTTCCAAGATTGATACAGAATCAAATTTTCATTTGGTCATAGTAAATTCAAACATAGAGCATTCCACAGATGCAGTCGTGTCAAATGTAAAAAAATTCAAAGACAGTAATGAGGAACAATTTTTGAATTTATGCAAAAAGGAATCAGAGTTGATCAATAAAGTAATGAAAAATCTAAAGAACAAGGATTTGAAAGAGCTTGGAAATATGATGCATAAAAATCAAGAGTTTTTAGAAACCATAGGCATCTCAAATGAAAAACTTCGTCAAATGATCAACGTTGCAGAAACCATAGCATACGGTGCAAAAATTACAGGTGCAGGGGGAGGAGGATGCATTATAGCATTAACAGATGAGTCAAATCTTGAAAAAACCATCTCTCAATTGAGAGGGAAAAATTATGATTGTTTTTCTGTAAGAATTGATCATAAGGGATTGGATACTTTTTAA
- the rpsB gene encoding 30S ribosomal protein S2: MSQQAEATDIKKKILSTGIRVGTQVKTTFMKPFITKASPEGLYMLDLDITLERIQTAAKFINRLGADKLIVCSARQYANTPIEKFCEVLGSKKLLGRFMPGTLTNPSLPYYIEPKILLISDPQVDEQAITEATNAGIPVIGIANTDNITSKLDVVIPANNRGRKALATVYWLLVRQILIERGELKEDDPMKYEIDDFETKITEEEIE; this comes from the coding sequence ATGAGTCAACAAGCAGAAGCAACAGACATCAAAAAGAAGATCCTATCTACAGGGATCAGAGTAGGAACTCAGGTAAAAACTACATTCATGAAGCCATTCATCACAAAGGCTAGTCCAGAAGGGCTTTACATGCTTGATTTAGATATCACATTAGAGAGAATTCAAACCGCAGCAAAATTCATCAATCGTTTAGGTGCGGACAAATTAATAGTGTGTTCAGCAAGACAGTATGCAAACACACCAATTGAGAAGTTTTGTGAGGTTTTAGGCTCAAAGAAACTATTGGGCAGATTCATGCCAGGTACTTTAACAAATCCTTCATTGCCATATTATATTGAACCAAAAATTTTGCTAATTTCTGATCCTCAAGTAGATGAACAAGCAATCACTGAGGCAACAAACGCAGGAATTCCAGTTATCGGCATTGCCAATACAGATAACATTACATCAAAATTAGATGTAGTCATTCCAGCAAACAATAGAGGAAGAAAAGCTCTTGCCACGGTTTATTGGCTTTTGGTTCGTCAAATTCTCATAGAAAGAGGAGAATTAAAAGAAGACGATCCAATGAAATACGAAATCGATGATTTTGAAACAAAGATTACGGAAGAGGAAATAGAGTAA
- a CDS encoding enolase translates to MPKITSIEGRVLYNSRGSKTIEVDIISDNQFLGRVCAPSGASVGKYEAVSFPNGKPEESLRILKENSQKFVGLESSDLKSIHDTLKSLDSSTNYSDIGGALAFAVTIASMESAAKATNQQMFQILSSESSFKFPFPLGNILGGGAHAGPGTPDIQEILICATGSKTIRESIETNLQVHKELRSVLQKEDPSFTNGRGDEGGWAPKANNEKALELSAKAIENLGFTLGKEVSLGVDFASSTQWNEKKQRYIYDRAGFENSPSDQIEFASGIIEKYKLIYAEDAVHEEAFSDMAEITARFPKTLVTGDDLTVTNKNILAKAIEAKSCNAAILKVNQAGSLFDAIEFADLANQNNIRLITSHRSGESTDSHISHIGLATKSKMLKVGVVGGERVAKLNELIRLSEHDLIRGMVEI, encoded by the coding sequence TTGCCCAAGATCACATCTATTGAAGGACGTGTGTTATACAATAGCAGAGGCAGTAAAACAATCGAAGTAGACATTATTTCAGATAATCAATTTCTAGGAAGAGTTTGTGCACCATCCGGTGCTAGTGTAGGAAAATATGAAGCAGTAAGTTTTCCAAATGGAAAGCCAGAAGAAAGTCTCAGAATATTAAAAGAGAATTCTCAAAAGTTTGTAGGTTTAGAATCATCAGATCTCAAATCAATCCATGATACATTAAAGAGTCTTGACAGCTCAACAAATTATTCAGATATCGGAGGTGCACTTGCATTTGCTGTAACAATTGCATCCATGGAATCAGCTGCAAAAGCAACAAACCAACAAATGTTTCAGATATTATCATCAGAATCATCTTTCAAATTCCCATTTCCCCTAGGGAATATTTTGGGAGGGGGAGCTCATGCAGGTCCAGGAACACCAGACATACAAGAAATTTTGATTTGTGCAACAGGCTCAAAAACTATCAGAGAATCTATTGAGACAAACCTACAGGTCCACAAAGAATTACGAAGTGTTTTACAAAAAGAAGATCCAAGTTTTACAAACGGTAGAGGCGATGAAGGTGGATGGGCACCAAAAGCCAATAATGAAAAAGCGTTAGAATTATCTGCAAAGGCAATTGAAAATTTAGGATTTACTTTGGGAAAAGAAGTTTCATTAGGAGTTGATTTTGCGTCATCAACACAATGGAATGAAAAAAAACAAAGATACATTTACGATAGAGCAGGATTTGAAAATTCCCCATCAGATCAAATTGAATTTGCATCTGGCATTATTGAAAAATATAAGCTGATCTATGCCGAAGATGCTGTTCATGAAGAAGCATTTTCAGACATGGCAGAAATTACTGCAAGATTTCCAAAGACTTTGGTTACAGGAGACGATCTTACAGTTACTAACAAGAATATTTTGGCAAAGGCAATCGAGGCAAAATCTTGTAATGCTGCAATTCTCAAAGTAAATCAAGCAGGGAGTCTTTTTGACGCAATAGAATTTGCAGATTTGGCAAATCAGAATAATATTCGATTAATCACATCACATAGATCTGGAGAATCCACAGATTCACACATTTCCCACATAGGACTGGCTACAAAGTCAAAAATGCTCAAAGTTGGTGTTGTTGGAGGTGAAAGAGTAGCAAAACTCAATGAGTTGATACGCCTATCAGAGCATGATTTAATACGCGGTATGGTTGAGATTTAA
- a CDS encoding MEMO1 family protein encodes MQIRTPAVAGMFYPGEKNELKQSIKESFLHKFGPGKFPPSNDRKKIFGIICPHAGYMYSGPIACQSFYAISSDIPELFIIIGPNHWGVGSNVATMKDCKWETPLGQVEVDSDTAEKISKITNIIEIDSFAHSREHSLEVQIPFLQEMASNFKIVPISLIDQRKDVSIEIGKSIAKIAKEKKTMIVGSSDFTHYEPNEFAHEQDLALIEPILELDVDRFYEILQERNVSACGYGAIASTMVACKELGATKGELLKYATSGDITGDKSSVVGYGSIIFT; translated from the coding sequence ATGCAAATTAGAACACCGGCTGTAGCCGGAATGTTCTATCCAGGCGAAAAAAATGAATTAAAACAATCAATCAAAGAATCATTTTTGCACAAATTTGGACCAGGAAAATTTCCTCCATCAAATGACAGAAAAAAAATTTTTGGGATAATTTGTCCACATGCAGGGTACATGTATTCAGGTCCAATTGCATGCCAATCATTTTATGCAATATCATCAGATATTCCAGAACTTTTCATAATCATAGGGCCAAATCATTGGGGTGTTGGAAGCAATGTTGCAACAATGAAAGATTGTAAATGGGAAACGCCACTAGGGCAAGTAGAAGTCGATTCAGATACAGCAGAAAAGATTTCAAAGATTACAAATATTATAGAAATAGACAGTTTTGCACATTCAAGAGAACACAGTCTAGAGGTACAAATTCCATTCTTGCAAGAAATGGCATCAAATTTCAAAATTGTTCCAATCTCATTAATTGATCAGAGAAAAGATGTTTCCATAGAAATTGGTAAGTCAATTGCAAAAATTGCTAAAGAAAAGAAAACAATGATTGTAGGTTCATCAGATTTTACACATTATGAACCAAATGAATTTGCTCATGAGCAAGATTTGGCTTTAATTGAGCCTATTTTAGAATTAGACGTAGATAGATTTTATGAGATTTTACAGGAAAGAAATGTTAGTGCTTGTGGATATGGCGCTATTGCATCAACAATGGTTGCATGCAAAGAACTTGGTGCCACAAAAGGAGAATTGCTAAAGTATGCTACAAGTGGAGACATTACAGGAGATAAGAGTTCTGTTGTTGGATACGGGTCGATAATTTTCACTTGA
- a CDS encoding isopentenyl phosphate kinase, whose translation MILIKLGGSIITNKEKPLTPRKKVIENIAKKLKKINEPIIVVHGGGSYGHYWSVKYDMHTKPKKYDMHGVAIVKNSMIDLNKIIVDVFVKNKLNPYSLPPTDFMTGNKPISKKIKEIEKIAKAGLIPVTYGDALWYGEKKTYILSGDKIMTHLSKILKPRLSIFALNEDGLYSDLKTKELIQELKGENPTISENKMDVTGGMTRKVEEASKIAKFGVSVFFVNGNKPERIVKAVKNRKYEGTLFRGKRNG comes from the coding sequence ATGATTCTCATAAAACTTGGAGGTTCAATTATAACAAATAAGGAAAAACCATTAACACCAAGAAAAAAAGTTATTGAAAATATTGCAAAGAAACTAAAAAAGATAAATGAGCCAATAATAGTTGTTCATGGAGGCGGCTCATATGGACACTATTGGTCTGTCAAATATGATATGCACACAAAACCAAAAAAATATGACATGCATGGGGTAGCAATTGTAAAAAATTCAATGATTGATCTTAACAAAATTATTGTAGATGTATTTGTAAAAAACAAGTTAAACCCATATTCTCTCCCACCAACAGATTTCATGACAGGAAACAAACCTATTTCAAAAAAAATCAAAGAAATTGAAAAAATTGCAAAGGCAGGATTAATTCCAGTAACTTATGGTGATGCTCTTTGGTATGGAGAGAAAAAGACATACATTTTATCAGGTGACAAAATCATGACACATTTGTCCAAAATTCTAAAACCAAGATTAAGTATTTTTGCATTAAACGAAGATGGGCTTTACTCAGATCTTAAAACAAAAGAGTTGATTCAAGAATTGAAAGGAGAGAACCCTACAATCTCTGAAAACAAAATGGATGTGACAGGCGGAATGACTAGAAAAGTTGAAGAGGCATCAAAAATTGCAAAATTCGGAGTTAGTGTATTTTTTGTAAATGGCAACAAACCAGAAAGGATTGTGAAAGCTGTTAAAAATAGGAAATATGAAGGAACATTGTTTA